The Temnothorax longispinosus isolate EJ_2023e chromosome 7, Tlon_JGU_v1, whole genome shotgun sequence genome contains a region encoding:
- the LOC139816833 gene encoding cyclin-dependent kinases regulatory subunit isoform X1: protein MCVAVCGRILERNRSINLLLLVHPLTLSPSRMPVENIQYSEKYSDDRYEYRHVILPLDIARHVPKTHLMTETEWRNLGVQQSPGWVHYMMHGPEPHVLLFRRMRTDIVPAPRCTALQREQTVVYSI, encoded by the exons atgtgtgtcgCCGTATGTGGCCGTATCTTGGAGCGTAACAG atcgATTAATTTGTTACTACTTGTCCATCCACTTACTTTATCTCCAAGTAGAATGCCAGTAGAAAATATTCAGTATTCCGAAAAGTACAGTGATGATAGATATGAATACCG GCATGTGATACTGCCGCTTGATATAGCCAGACATGTTCCAAAGACTCATCTTATGACAGAAACTGAATGGAGAAATTTGGGAGTCCAACAGAGTCCTGGATGGGTTCATTATATGATGCATGGACCAg agccgcatgttttattatttcgcaGAATGAGAACTGATATCGTGCCAGCACCTAGATGCACTGCTTTACAGAGAGAACAGACTGTTGTTTATTCCATTTGA
- the LOC139816833 gene encoding cyclin-dependent kinases regulatory subunit isoform X2, which yields MERFSTTCFWRSINLLLLVHPLTLSPSRMPVENIQYSEKYSDDRYEYRHVILPLDIARHVPKTHLMTETEWRNLGVQQSPGWVHYMMHGPEPHVLLFRRMRTDIVPAPRCTALQREQTVVYSI from the exons ATGGAGAGGTTTTCGACGACGTGTTTTTGGAG atcgATTAATTTGTTACTACTTGTCCATCCACTTACTTTATCTCCAAGTAGAATGCCAGTAGAAAATATTCAGTATTCCGAAAAGTACAGTGATGATAGATATGAATACCG GCATGTGATACTGCCGCTTGATATAGCCAGACATGTTCCAAAGACTCATCTTATGACAGAAACTGAATGGAGAAATTTGGGAGTCCAACAGAGTCCTGGATGGGTTCATTATATGATGCATGGACCAg agccgcatgttttattatttcgcaGAATGAGAACTGATATCGTGCCAGCACCTAGATGCACTGCTTTACAGAGAGAACAGACTGTTGTTTATTCCATTTGA